A single Pieris rapae chromosome 2, ilPieRapa1.1, whole genome shotgun sequence DNA region contains:
- the LOC110992547 gene encoding alpha-2 adrenergic receptor, with protein sequence MAYSSKILNLISSERIYCLVSDDIGYVIYSALGSFYIPSCIMVFVYIRIYYAAKARARRGIRKNPRPRSNDQQTSFSNAPKGSNPMPSSSLTMPAGVDGSHSNNNRETQISTIETQQVPIPTVTCDFASDISTSEAADQAPTPDDRKDTLKVVTSAQVTRNPLAACAYRHSTLSVNGELALQSQRCRAPSVAIDTDMVSELEPSSSDSGVATRCAVVKPLKLRICQPIFGKKSDRKQEKTLPSKSELEPALPKQHKPRDPEREKRRLARKKEKRATLILGLIMGSFIACWLPFFFLYILKAACRWCVIPGSAFAIAFWLGYMNSVLNPVIYTIFNKDFRRAFRRILFK encoded by the exons GTGTCTGATGACATCGGCTATGTGATATATTCTGCACTGGGCAGCTTTTATATCCCGTCCTGCATCATGGTGTTCGTGTACATCAGGATATACTATGCTGCCAAAGCTAGGGCGAGAAGAGGCATCAGGAAGAATCCAAGGCCAAGATCT aatgACCAGCAAACAAGTTTCTCAAACGCGCCAAAGGGGTCGAACCCAATGCCTTCTTCGTCTTTAACGATGCCTGCGGGAGTGGACGGTAGTCATTCCAATAATAATAG GGAAACACAAATATCGACAATAGAAACGCAGCAAGTTCCCATACCTACGGTGACATGCGATTTTGCATCAGACATATCCACTAGTGAGGCTGCAGACCAGGCACCAACTCCTGATGATAGGAAGGATACACTcaag GTGGTTACATCAGCTCAAGTAACGAGAAATCCATTAGCCGCGTGTGCCTATAGACACTCAACTCTTTCCGTAAACGGTGAGCTTGCTTTACAATCTCAACGATGCCGAGCTCCCAGCGTCGCCATAGACACCGACATGGTCTCCGAACTGGAGCCTTCGTCATCGGACTCAGGAGTTGCCACACGCTGTGCAGTGGTCAAACCACTCAAACTTCGAATATGCCAGCCTATTTTTGGTAAAAAGTCTGACCGAAAACAAGAAAAGACGCTACCCTCAAAGTCAGAACTGGAGCCAGCGTTGCCTAAACAGCATAAACCAAGAGATCCTGAAAGGGAAAAGAGACGATTAGCGAGGAAAAAAGAAAAGCGAGCCACGTTGATTCTAGGTCTAATCATGGGCAGTTTCATCGCTTGTTGGCTGCcgtttttctttttgtatattttgaagGCTGCGTGTAGATGGTGTGTTATTCCCGGCAGTGCGTTCGCGATCGCCTTCTGGTTAGGTTATATGAACTCAGTATTAAATCCTGTTATCTATACGATATTTAATAAGGATTTCCGAAGGGCGTTCAGGCGGATACTGTTCAAGTGA